In one Hypomesus transpacificus isolate Combined female chromosome 18, fHypTra1, whole genome shotgun sequence genomic region, the following are encoded:
- the atp2b3a gene encoding plasma membrane calcium-transporting ATPase 3a isoform X2: MGDLANSSVEFHPKKQQGSVGGMEINHAGDFGATLEDLRTLMELRGAEAIQKIQENYTDTESLCQRLKTSPADGLSDNPADLEKRMQVFGQNFIPPKKPKTFLQLVWEALQDVTLIILEIAAIISLGLSFYQPPGEESESCGNVASGAEDEGEAEAGWIEGAAILLSVICVVLVTAFNDWSKEKQFRGLQSRIEQEQRFAVVRNGTVIQIPVADMVVGDVAQVKYGDLLPADGILIQGNDLQIDESSLTGESDHVRKSVDKDPMLLSGTHVMEGSGKMLVTAVGVNSQTGIIFTLLGAGEEEEEEKKDKKGKPDGTLENNQNKAKKQDEAVAMEMQPLKSAEGGEVEEKEKKKTNVPKKEKSVLQGKLTKLAVQIGKAGLVMSAITVIILVVYFVIETFVVQGREWLPECTPVYVQYFVKFFIIGVTVLVVAVPEGLPLAVTISLAYSVKKMMKDNNLVRHLDACETMGNATAICSDKTGTLTTNRMTVVQAYTCDQHFNKVPDPEQLNPMVLEMLVSSIAVNSAYTSKIMPPDKEGGLPKQVGNKTECALLGFVLDLKRDYAPVREQIPEEKLYKVYTFNSVRKSMSTVVQLPDGSFRLYSKGASEILLKKCTSILAAGGEKRNFRPRDRDEMVKKVIEPMACDGLRTICVAYRDLPASPQPDWENEADILTDLVCITVVGIEDPVRPEVPDAIKKCQRAGITVRMVTGDNISTARAIAAKCGIIQPGDDFLCIDGKDFNRLIRNEKGEVEQERMDKVWPKLRVLARSSPTDKHTLVKGIIDSTVTEKRQVVAVTGDGTNDGPALKKADVGFAMGIAGTDVAKEASDIILTDDNFSSIVKAVMWGRNVYDSISKFLQFQLTVNVVAVTVAFTGACITQDSPLKAVQMLWVNLIMDTFASLALATEPPTEALLLRKPYGRNNPLISLTMMKNILGHGVYQLIIIFTLLFAGEKIFNIDSGRNAPLHSPPSEHYTIIFNTFVLMQLFNEINARKIHGERNVFDGIFSNPIFCSIVLGTFLMQFVIVQFGGKPFSCAPLNLEQWLWCLFVGLGELLWGQVITTVPTSQLKCLKEAGHGSDEDEVIDEDNPEDEDEIDHAERELRRGQILWFRGLNRIQTQMEVVSTFKRSGSFQGAARRRSSVLSQLHDVTNISTPTHVVLSTANSTGAPGNPSGENIP, translated from the exons ATGGGGGACTTAGCCAACAGTTCTGTAGAGTTCCACCCCAAAAAGCAACAAGGTAGTGTAGGTGGAATGGAGATCAACCATGCGGGAGACTTTGGGGCCACCCTGGAGGATCTGCGGACACTCATGGAGCTAAGGGGTGCAGAGGCCATTCAGAAGATCCAGGAGaactacacagacacagagagcctCTGTCAGAGACTAAAGACTTCTCCAGCCGACG GCTTGTCCGACAACCCAGCTGACCTAGAGAAACGCATGCAGGTGTTTGGACAAAATTTCATCCCTCCTAAAAAGCCAAAGACCTTTCTACAGCTGGTGTGGGAGGCCCTTCAGGATGTCACCCTCATCATTCTGGAGATCGCTGCTATCATCTCTCTGGGCCTCTCCTTTTACCAACCTCCTGGAGAAGAAAGTGAAT CGTGTGGAAATGTGGCATCTGGAGCAGAAGACGAGGGTGAGGCGGAGGCAGGCTGGATTGAGGGGGCAGCCATCTTGTTGTCTGTAATCTGCGTGGTGTTGGTGACAGCTTTTAACGACTGGAGCAAGGAGAAGCAGTTCCGGGGGCTGCAGAGCCGTATTGAGCAAGAGCAGCGCTTTGCTGTTGTGCGGAATGGCACTGTGATCCAGATTCCTGTGGCAGACATGGTGGTTGGGGATGTAGCCCAAGTCAAGTATG GCGACCTGCTGCCTGCAGATGGAATACTGATACAGGGCAATGACCTGCAAATCGATGAGAGCTCGCTGACTGGAGAGTCTGACCACGTACGCAAGTCTGTGGACAAAGACCCCATGTTGTTGTCTG GAACACATGTGATGGAAGGCTCAGGGAAGATGCTAGTTACTGCCGTTGGAGTTAACTCTCAAACTGGAATCATCTTCACTCTtctgggggctggagaggaagaggaggaggagaagaaagacaaGAAAG GCAAGCCAGATGGTACATTGGAAAACAATCAAAACAAAG CCAAGAAACAGGATGaggctgttgccatggagatgcaGCCCCTGAAGAGTGCAGAAGGTGGGGAGgttgaggagaaagagaagaagaagaccaaTGTTCCCAAAAAAGAGAAATCTGTCCTTCAGGGCAAACTCACTAAACTGGCAGTGCAAATCGGGAAGGCAG GCCTGGTCATGTCAGCCATCACAGTTATCATTTTAGTGGTGTACTTTGTGATTGAGACATTCGTGGTACAGGGCAGGGAATGGCTCCCTGAATGCACGCCTGTTTACGTCCAGTACTTTGTAAAGTTCTTCATCATCGGTGTCACAGTGCTGGTAGTAGCTGTGCCCGAGGGGCTTCCCCTGGCTGTCACCATATCCCTTGCCTACTCTGTAAAG AAAATGATGAAGGATAACAACCTGGTTCGTCACCTGGATGCATGTGAGACCATGGGCAATGCCACTGCCATCTGCTCTGATAAGACTGGCACCCTGACCACCAACCGAATGACTGTGGTGCAGGCTTATACTTGTGACCAACACTTCAACAAGGTCCCAGATCCTGAACAGCTCAATCCAATGGTGCTGGAGATGCTGGTTAGCTCGATTGCTGTCAATAGCGCCTACACTTCTAAGATTATG CCTCCAGACAAAGAGGGCGGCCTGCCCAAGCAAGTGGGCAACAAGACGGAGTGTGCGTTGCTGGGTTTCGTGCTGGACTTGAAGAGAGACTACGCTCCAGTGAGGGAGCAGATCCCTGAGGAGAAACTCTACAAGGTCTACACCTTTAACTCTGTGCGCAAGTCCATGAGCACCGTGGTTCAGCTTCCTGACGGGTCCTTCCGCCTCTACAGCAAAGGGGCCTCCGAGATCCTACTCAAAAA ATGCACGTCCATCCTGGCGGCAGGGGGGGAGAAGCGGAATTTCCGTCCACGGGACAGGGATGAGATGGTCAAGAAGGTGATTGAGCCCATGGCTTGTGATGGCCTGAGGACCATCTGTGTGGCCTACCGGGATTTACCTGCAAGTCCTCAACCTGACTGGGAGAACGAGGCTGATATCTTGACTGACCTGGTCTGCATCACAGTAGTGGGCATTGAGGACCCTGTCCGCCCAGAG GTCCCAGATGCCATCAAGAAATGCCAGCGTGCAGGTATCACTGTGCGCATGGTGACAGGTGACAACATTAGCACGGCTCGTGCGATTGCTGCCAAGTGTGGCATTATCCAGCCGGGGGATGATTTCCTGTGTATTGATGGGAAGGACTTCAATCGACTAATCAGAAATGAAAAAGGAGAG GTTGAGCAAGAACGCATGGACAAGGTTTGGCCCAAGCTGCGAGTTTTGGCTCGGTCTTCCCCAACAGACAAACATACTCTGGTCAAAG GAATAATTGACAGCACTGTAACGGAGAAACGGCAGGTTGTGGCTGTGACAGGGGATGGGACAAATGACGGACCAGCCCTCAAGAAGGCTGATGTTGGCTTTGCCATG GGTATCGCTGGTACTGATGTTGCAAAGGAAGCCTCTGACATCATCTTGACAGATGATAACTTCTCAAGCATTGTCAAGGCAGTCATGTGGGGGAGGAATGTCTATGACAGCATCTCCAAGTTCCTACAGTTCCAGCTGACCGTCAACGTGGTGGCTGTCACTGTGGCCTTCACGGGTGCCTGCATCACACAG GACTCTCCTCTCAAGGCGGTGCAGATGCTGTGGGTAAATCTGATCATGGACACCTTCGCCTCCCTAGCCCTGGCAACCGAGCCCCCTACTGAAGCCCTGCTCCTGAGGAAGCCCTACGGTCGCAACAACCCCCTCATTTCCCTCACCATGATGAAGAACATTCTGGGCCATGGAGTCTATCagctcatcatcatcttcacccTGCTGTTCGCAG GGGAAAAGATCTTCAACATTGACAGTGGCCGCAATGCCCCTCtgcactctcccccctctgagCACTACACCATTATCTTCAACACTTTTGTGCTAATGCAACTATTCAACGAGATCAATGCCCGAAAAATCCACGGAGAGAGGAACGTTTTTGACGGGATCTTTTCGAACCCCATCTTCTGCAGTATTGTTCTTGGAACTTTTTTAATGCAG TTTGTTATAGTGCAGTTCGGAGGGAAGCCTTTCAGCTGTGCACCTCTCAACTTGGAACAGTggctctggtgtctgtttgtggGATTGGGAGAGCTGCTGTGGGGACAG GTCATCACTACAGTACCCACCAGTCAGCTCAAGTGTTTGAAGGAGGCAGGTCACGGGTCAGACGAGGATGAAGTCATTGATGAGGACAATccggaggatgaggatgagattGACCATGCAGAGCGTGAACTGCGTCGAGGGCAAATCTTGTGGTTCAGAGGGTTGAACCGCATCCAGACTCAG ATGGAGGTAGTGAGTACCTTCAAGAGAAGTGGTTCCTTTCAGGGTGCTGCACGCCGCCGTTCGTCAGTTCTCAGCCAACTCCATGACGTAACCAATATTTCTACTCCCACTCACGTAGTTCTCTCCACTGCCAATTCAACTGGTGCGCCTGGGA ATCCGAGTGGTGAAAACATTCCGTAG